The nucleotide sequence TCAGGTCCGAGTCTTATTTTGGTACTTCAtgagcttttttcttttttccccttttacgTTTTGAAAATGCTTTAGGCTACTTTTAACATACGGCCACAGATGCATGTGTAGAGGTTACACAGACATTTTGTAGAGTTTTCCACGCTCTACTCAGGTCGTCAGCTCCCTCATTTTCAGCTgtgctctattttttttctatgtttagACAGAAGCACACAGAGCAGACGAAtgctccctctttctctcttctctttgttttggttttgaaaagaCATAAACGACTTGgacgagagaagagagaaactgaTTTTTTACATtggattcttggattttgtagAATGAGGGAAACGTAGgttttctctcaagaacaatTGAAGAAGTAGgatttttgtattgatttttttttggatccttTGCCTAGGTAACCCctattttaatgaaatatctaGGTTACAAGTTAAGTAATACTTTCTTAAATCTAGGTCTAAATTTTCCTTTTCGGCTTTGTCTTAAATATTTTCGTTTTATGTGTTCGAAAGTAGGAGGTCCACGTTCGTTGGCTTTTGCCCACAAGCCCATTTAAAGCCTTGGGGCTTCCTATTGACATGTAGATTGGCTCTAGGTTTCCATCAGGGTCGCTGGGAAATTAGCCATGAAATCTGATGATCTGATAACGGTGGATCTACTTTTTTGGACTTCGGTCAGAATGTGTCTGTTTCATAAACACGGTGACATTTTTCGATAGGTATACTTGACCGATACAAGGTCGGTCTTGTTAGAAATATAAGCTTCAGGGCGATATGTAGATTGGCGTCTGGTTCTTTCTAGAATAGTAGAAAATTGCTTTAAAAGTCGGTTCTCTTTGACAGGTCGGATCTGTCATTTAGGGTTTTAACAGATTGCTCCAGGTTAGAAAAATTGGTGATACTTTTTTCCAGACAGCTTGGATTGAGGCAAGGTCAATCTTGTTAGAAACACAAGCCTCAGGGCTTCAGATTGATATGTATTACGGCGTCTGGTTCTTTCTAGAATGCTAGAAAATTGACTTCAAAATTGGTTCTCTTGACAGACCGGATCTGctttaaagttttgaaaaatcaCACCTGTTCAGGGAAATCTGTGATAAGTTTCTTGAGACAGCTCAGATTCATACGAGGTCGGTCTTGTTAGAATGTTAAGACTCGGGGCTTCAGACGGATATGTAGATCGATTCTAGGTTCTTTCTAGATCGATAGGAAACTGCTGTCAAAGTCGTGATGCATTTAGCAGGTTCCCGACGAGCTGTTGAGCTGTTAGCTAGACGAGGAGCTGTCAGCTAGGAAGACTGTGGACAAGCTGATAGCAAGCAGACTGCTGTATATCTACTGTAAGTTCTTAACAAGTAGGGAGTTGTTGACGAGCTCCAGTTCATTCGGTTTTCTCGGAAACTGATTCCAAAAACAGTTGGTCTGTGTTTAGGGGTTTTAGACACACTGCACAGAACAGGCTTTCCGGAAATCTGACGTCCAGGCCAATCTGTGGATAGGTTATGAGTAACCTGGTACATAGTATTCTGTCGGTAAATTAATCCCAAAGCTGACTGGTACGATACAGATGGATCTGTGTTTCGAGAAACTGTGTCTACTGTAGAGAAAAAGCAATATCTCCGAACATACAGCTTTAGTCGAAACAAAATCTGATTCTATGGAAAGCTCCTTCTTTGGGCAATCCGTGAGTAGGTTATTCATAACCTGGTTCGTTGAAGTCGGCTGGGAAATCGTTGTAGAGGCTGACTGGTAGAAATCAGAGGGATATGTATTTTGACGAATAGAGTATGCAGCAGGGAAACAGCGATATCTCTCAGCAGAAAAATCTGATTGAAACGAAGTTTATTTCTACCGAATTCTGGTTTTAGGAGGAATCAGTAGATAGGTTACTCGTCTTCCAGTTCGTCGGAAGCTTCCGTGAAATCGCCTTGCAAGGAAGTGGTTCAGATGTATGGTTGAACTTTCATTGATCTTCTGGTTTGTCTTAGCTTTGGTGGTAGAGAGAAAAAACGTAGAACTCTTATGTTGTAGAATCAGAgattcacacaatgaatttgtttaagggggaaaacaaattcacttaacaATCTCTCCTAATAAATCGATTCAAAGCTTTTTagaaagtaaattaaaatctcttgaAGAACAAGGTAGAATTTCTCTCAAGAACAATTGAAGAAGTATgatttttgtattgattttgtttgaatctTTTGCCTAGGGGACAAACCCCTCTAGTAATATGAAATATCTAGGTTATAAGATaagtaaaacttttttaaatttaggtCTTAATCTTCCTTTTCGGCTTtgtcttaaatattttctttttcagtgtTCGGAAGTAGAAGGTCGGCTTGATGACGTCCGTGGGCTTTTTCCCACAAGCCCATTTAACAGGCCTTACTCGAGATTCCCCGTTTAATCAGATTTCAGGATTATTTGGTTTGTCTTTGGTTTAGGTCGTGGTGTCAATACCTGCACCAACAGATTTGGATACATTTCACAATTTCACCACAAACATACAAACTTATAGTATAGTTCATACTACTTACTACACAAACATATGCATAACTTTAACCTCTACTAGTCCTTACTTCTACATACTAGACTAGTTTTAACAAGCCAAGTTAAACACCTTAATTTAAACACTGACAACTCTTAACTACTCTAACTTAGCTATTCTCTAACCAACAAAATACTCTTCTATATTGGTCTAACCAAACTAATGTTCAATCACTTCTTGACttagagaaaataatttttgtaaagcAATgccatataatttaattttgtatagaTCGATTTCTGATGTtgtccattttaaaaaaaagcatAGATCGATTTCTGAAAGAATAAGACGAGGGTAATTTTATCATTTACCAtcagtaaaacaaaaataagaaacaaaacattatgTAGAAGATGAGCTTCAAATAACTGACCTACAAGCAAGAAATATGAACTCAAACCAGCGGACTATCATAGATTATTTGTTATTTCTTCAATATACAGATTTGTATAGCAAGCAgttaaaatataggatgttcTCAAGTTTTTATGTAGCTTTAAGATTAATTTAATACTTTATACTAGATTATgatccgcggtacaccgcggggtaaaatttttttttaaaattttttttctaatgtactattttaatactaattttgttaatatgctcttttgttaattttagtgatttaatatataaaccatGCTATACcgcacaataatttttatttactataatattaattaaaacagtttgatttgacatattttatattggtgttgttatacattaaaatgaggatttaactcttattgaaatatcatattactgatagtttattttttattactatcAATTCAATCATTTAATGTCATATAACttgtcatgtaatataactcgtttgtgtaattttgaaaatttaatatgtttaaatatttataattttaaactttttattaagtttatatatgtcagttataaattataaacttcttaaaattttagaatttactatatacagtaaatttactatatatgtatgttgaacacacactttttatattaattgagtaatatatgtttgtttaaaaaaattcaaatcacaatatatgcaggaaaaatacaccttttttattaactttatgtgttatataatgattcactacattaaaattttaaagtaaaaaagagatgataagagaataatttttttaatctgaaataaatcttctaaatatctatattaattatagaacattataaatataggtatttaaaatattttaattgtgtttggttataaagataGTAGAGAAAGTTAACTAAATTTGTTTGGCTATGAATATAATAAGCATTAAATAgcatttaatataaaaactttccaaaaaatatttttgagcaaaaactgctgcaaaaatactattatagattatgcagtcttgtttatgattggttgaactttttaaatatagctatttcttaatctgcgtggtTTTACTTAAAACACTCTATATTTTGGTATGTAGAGAGTACAATTCTTGaggattatattttttttaaaaaaatatacaatataataaaacCATCTTAGATTTCCCCgaatatatttcttaaattgaATAAAACCACAGTAAGTATATTATCATTATAGATCATGTTAgttttcaagaaaatatttattaaaatcttaaaaataaatctatattaacatttttgaagtacgttttataaatttaaaataaatttcatgtaAATACTTACATGATCTGCATAGTTAAAACATAGTTAATTTGTTACTATAACCCAATAACATAGAGATATAAAACCTAGTTGTTTTAATTATGTTCTACGTAGTTTATAAtgtgtattaatttataaaatccacTCATGTATAAAAAGAAAgtattaaaatgttaaatatcattctcatattacaaaaatattaaaaatcaatctaaaactcacaaaatgaataaatatagtatttaacatttaaaaaatattatgtttgaaGGAATTAAGCTTAGcctaagaaacaaaataaaaaaaaatacataataattaaagagattAAATTAGAGACTAATAGAAATTTTTTCTATTTGTGAGATAATAGTCACATAAGTAAACATAAAAATGAGAGATGTGGAGAGATGGTTtacaaaaaacattattatgtatttttaatggtataataatatataggcTTGGTATTAACCTTTTCTTTGAATTCAAGGCTTGataaagaaatttttgtaaGCCTTAACGAAATTAGAGATTAATGAAATGGTTTACTAAATgcatacataatatatatatataatataatataagctgtgtaaaataataatttggcaataatttaggaaaaaacattttttatttccttttttctttaaaagaaatataaaaatgtttccAATTTTTCTTGGtaatagatattttatttaatttaagttattttgtttagatgaattctttattttttttaaaaaaaaattatataaaagtggtttttgatttgcttttaacAAATTCCATTTGATGGttgttaatttaaataaaatattatttaaggctcaatatttaatttcatatttaagGGCTATCTATTTCCATTTAATTTTCCCCTTTTGAATAAGAGTAAATTTCCGCCCTAAAGTGGCATTAGAATTGATACACATTCCAAAATAGgttattaattaatagaaaacCTATTTTACCAAACTTATATAAAGAAGGTATAGAATTTATAGATGGACAAAGCATTACCAAAGAATTATTTAGGGGAAAATGGAcagtcaaaagaaaataaaatatcagaGGAGAATCCAacttaaaagcaaaacaaaatatatgagtTGACCAAAATGTTTGCCAAATCTGCAGATATGAGGTTcccattttttttcattctttgtgttaccatattaatttttttaatcatttgggttttgtaaactcttataaGTATGAAAGTTCAATATTCGAAGCCTACATCCTAAATCTATTCCTTCAACCACAATGAGATTGTTCTTAGTGTTTGCGATTCTCTTTGGCTTTTACAGTGAAGCCTATGGGAAAGGTTCTTTAGATATCGATATGAAATTGAAGGCTCTTAACAAGCTTGCGTTGAAGACCATCAAGGTACGTAATTGCCTGAATCTAAatgcaaatttatatataacatcttgtgtatatttttttggcttATGAATTCACTTATCGATTGTACATTTTTTGTAGAGTGAAGATGGAGATATAATAGATTGTATTGATATCTATAAACAACATGCCTTTGATCATCCCGCTTTAAGAAACCACAAGATTCAGGTAAACAAATTCTACACACACACctatttgttataataataaaaattaacaaataaatataatagataacATTTGCAGACTCCGTAGATTTATTAGATAAATAGATCTAATTAATTTGTTAGTTAAATTTCCTTTATTTGCTTTGGACATAAGTATTGTTCTATCGTTACACAAACTACATTTTATGCATGCAGATGAAACCAAGTGTGGATTTTGGTGCAATGAAGACTACCATTCCAAACAACGGTTCTGATGAACAAATAATGTCTCAGATTTGGTCAAAATCTGGAGACTGTCCTACTGGGACAATACCGGTTCGCAGAGTTAGTGGAGAAGACATAAGAAGAGCCTCTTCACCGTCTCGTTTTGGGAAAAAACCTCCTCGTAGATACAGTTTCCTCGACAACGCACTTCAGCACAAGGGCAATTTCAATATAACTCCTGAAAAAGTAAACAGTTCCTGCCCATCGTTAATATCGGTACGTAGCATCGTTTTTAGTTTCTGAATTGTTAAATTCTATCGAAACATTTATGTTCTCTAAAGATTTCTAGAAAATAAGAATTTCaagttttgacaaaaaagaCAATTAATATCAAAGGGCTTGAATTAATCGCAGTTAGGTTCTAAAAATAACGATTAAAACCTTTGGCTGGTTAATTGGAAACACTTATTGTTTGATTATGATATAGGAGGCAGTCCTTATCGCCCTAGGGTACAATTATTATGGCGCTCGATCCGATCTCAATGTGTGGAATCCTCCGAGGGTTCAGGCCAGCGATTACAGCTCTTCTCAGATCTGGCTACTCAGTGGACTGTCAGATAACTTTGAAAGCATAGAAGCTGGTTGGGCGGTACATTTTCTACCCATAGAATTGTACTATATCTTGTTCTTGAAGTAACTAGTAGATTGATCGTCATAAACCAATTTCAGGTGAATCCAAGGCTTTTTGGTGACTCCCGCACACGTCTCTTCATCTATTGGACTGTAAGTACATCATTTCACAAATACCGATTGACTTTATAACATCACTGGAGTTTATAACTTATCTTTCTATTTGGATTTGTAGAAAGATGGATATCATCAAACAGGGTGCTTCAACCTCTTATGCACCGGTTTTGTGCAAACAAGTATTACGATTGCCTTAGGTGCAACGATAGAACCCGTTTCGAGTCCCTCGCGAAAACAATATTACTTCACCGCCAGCATCTTCATGGTAACAATTTCTACAAAATCATCTCCCAAAACCCCGAACtagattaaaaattttgtgctatttttttttgtatgtgattTGGTTATTGCCCCAAAAAAATTGGTGTTACAGATCAACATCTCAAAGCTATAGTTTCCTTTTGACATGTTTTAAACGCGACATGAATGCTCTTTaacataaaatgttttaatgatcGATGGTGCTTGCAGGATAAGAAATTCGGGAATTGGTGGTTGATTTGCGCAAACCACGTGATAGGTTATTGGCCAGGGTCTCTCTTCAGTTACCTCAGACATAGCGCAATTGCTGTGCAGTGGGGTGGAGAAGTGCATAGTCCTAACTTGTGGAAGAAGCCGCACACAAGAACTTCAATGGGGAGTGGACAATGGGCGTCTTCCTTATGGGCCAAAGCTTGTTACCACACAAACATTAGGATCAAGGAAAGTTCTTTGCAGTTGAAATATCCTGAGTATCTATCCGAGTACGCTAATGAGAACAACTGTTATTCTACAAATCTGTATCAGAGAACGCAAAAGTCAGAGCCGTACTTTTACTTTGGCGGACCTGGCCAGAATTCTCGTTGTCCTTAATCTCATGTTGATTTTCTCAATGTTCattctcattttttattaatcttacatAAAATTTGGAAATGAAATTATGATTAGCAAAGAGTTCTTCTccctaaaatataaaattataacgaaattaataatgaatcttcttaaaatattatatatatatatatatattaatttatactgACTAGTTCTTTAAAATAGTTTTCCACAAAATGTATAGTCACTGTATAATTTTACCTAGAAATATTCTTGGGTACACTACCCAaaaattgtctttttattttattttcataatttgtttGTGCATATTCTCTAACTAAAAGTCAACCGTTAATTTAGTGTGATatctatcaaagaaaaaaagaaaaaaaa is from Camelina sativa cultivar DH55 chromosome 20, Cs, whole genome shotgun sequence and encodes:
- the LOC104771075 gene encoding uncharacterized protein LOC104771075, whose product is MRLFLVFAILFGFYSEAYGKGSLDIDMKLKALNKLALKTIKSEDGDIIDCIDIYKQHAFDHPALRNHKIQMKPSVDFGAMKTTIPNNGSDEQIMSQIWSKSGDCPTGTIPVRRVSGEDIRRASSPSRFGKKPPRRYSFLDNALQHKGNFNITPEKVNSSCPSLISEAVLIALGYNYYGARSDLNVWNPPRVQASDYSSSQIWLLSGLSDNFESIEAGWAVNPRLFGDSRTRLFIYWTKDGYHQTGCFNLLCTGFVQTSITIALGATIEPVSSPSRKQYYFTASIFMDKKFGNWWLICANHVIGYWPGSLFSYLRHSAIAVQWGGEVHSPNLWKKPHTRTSMGSGQWASSLWAKACYHTNIRIKESSLQLKYPEYLSEYANENNCYSTNLYQRTQKSEPYFYFGGPGQNSRCP